From Spartinivicinus ruber, the proteins below share one genomic window:
- a CDS encoding phytase, with amino-acid sequence MYIKQYIAGTVLYSTILLTNFAFAINNSDSNNPATNSITANQETRAFFDDKWDNESDADDPVIWVNPHDNSKSLIIGTLKHGGLAVFNLQGEMLQQVIPEQDQINKLQGSYNNVDIITSYFLENNKIDLAIASDRGFDKLKIFLINYQDENKPILEDITADNAPMLFSQSIDDIKTEQTAYGLSAHYNSKQQQGIGFVTQANKTKIAQVTFYTTPEGTISYKIVQYYILPDTFNTESDPLWSPCQEDDGDLPQLEGLAIDYQRQVLYASQEQVGIWQIPFQLPPYSTKPNLPMLIDTVASYGVPYERIWDPLEEEYQCHWLNTLPKNPHLKADVEGLALYQPAKGDQYLVASSQGDDHYAIYQLKQQPVFIDRFQIKSRVIDGTSHTDGIAITAQAIGNQYPNGLMVVQDGDDQPSSFNSEGKQRDKTNFKLVSWERIKHYLGLD; translated from the coding sequence ATGTACATAAAGCAATACATAGCGGGCACAGTACTTTATTCAACTATTTTATTAACAAACTTTGCATTCGCTATAAATAACTCAGACTCTAACAATCCAGCTACAAACTCCATAACCGCCAACCAAGAAACGCGGGCTTTTTTTGACGATAAATGGGACAATGAGTCTGATGCAGATGACCCAGTAATTTGGGTTAACCCTCATGACAATTCAAAAAGCTTAATAATTGGTACGCTAAAACATGGCGGGCTTGCTGTATTTAACTTGCAAGGTGAAATGCTTCAACAGGTTATTCCTGAACAAGATCAAATTAACAAACTGCAAGGAAGCTATAATAATGTCGATATTATAACGAGCTATTTTTTGGAAAATAACAAAATTGATTTGGCGATAGCAAGTGATAGAGGTTTCGATAAACTAAAAATATTTTTAATTAATTATCAAGATGAAAATAAACCAATATTAGAAGATATTACGGCTGATAATGCACCAATGCTATTCAGCCAATCAATCGATGACATTAAAACGGAGCAAACAGCATATGGATTATCTGCTCACTACAATAGTAAACAGCAGCAAGGCATCGGCTTTGTTACTCAAGCAAACAAAACCAAAATAGCACAAGTTACTTTTTATACTACACCAGAAGGAACAATAAGCTATAAAATAGTTCAATATTATATTTTGCCAGATACTTTTAATACAGAGAGTGACCCACTCTGGTCTCCATGCCAAGAAGATGATGGAGACTTACCGCAACTGGAAGGGTTAGCTATAGATTATCAACGACAAGTGCTTTATGCCAGCCAGGAGCAAGTGGGGATCTGGCAAATTCCTTTTCAATTGCCGCCATATAGCACTAAGCCAAACTTACCAATGTTAATTGATACTGTAGCCAGCTATGGCGTACCTTATGAGCGTATTTGGGACCCACTAGAAGAAGAATATCAATGCCATTGGCTCAACACACTGCCTAAAAATCCTCACTTAAAAGCAGATGTTGAAGGACTTGCCCTATATCAACCAGCCAAAGGGGATCAATACTTAGTTGCTTCAAGTCAAGGAGATGATCATTATGCTATCTATCAGCTGAAACAACAGCCAGTGTTTATAGACCGCTTTCAAATTAAGAGTAGGGTAATTGACGGCACCAGTCATACTGATGGCATAGCGATAACCGCTCAAGCAATTGGCAATCAATATCCTAATGGTTTAATGGTAGTGCAGGATGGTGATGATCAACCATCAAGCTTTAATAGCGAAGGAAAACAACGAGATAAAACCAATTTTAAATTGGTTTCCTGGGAAAGAATAAAACACTATTTAGGTCTTGATTGA
- a CDS encoding substrate-binding periplasmic protein: MADRLNSIFSKAGMQVTYPWFDSWKAAYNNTLAGKVTASPGWICNQKRSEYFYFSYPVYIIETVLFHLKSNPIEWESWEDLKEIGPIAITESYYFGNEFEEAVKKYKLQLRQVRLEKLAFNLLLKDRVAVVPMPLDNGLLILNKYYTEEERNKIIYHPKKVGRDYLHIMISKQAPGAISLYHKINKELINSSDTQGRFIGSQMKVLEICSGVSQPDWHVK, from the coding sequence TTGGCAGACCGTTTAAATTCAATATTCTCGAAAGCTGGTATGCAGGTGACTTATCCATGGTTTGATAGCTGGAAAGCTGCATATAATAATACTCTGGCAGGTAAGGTTACTGCCAGTCCTGGTTGGATTTGCAACCAAAAGCGATCAGAGTATTTTTATTTTAGTTACCCAGTTTACATAATAGAGACTGTGTTGTTTCACTTGAAATCTAATCCAATTGAATGGGAAAGCTGGGAAGATCTAAAAGAAATTGGTCCTATTGCAATAACAGAGTCTTATTATTTTGGTAATGAGTTTGAAGAAGCTGTCAAAAAATATAAATTACAGTTAAGGCAGGTTAGGTTAGAGAAATTAGCTTTTAATTTATTACTCAAGGACAGGGTGGCTGTAGTACCAATGCCATTAGATAACGGCTTATTGATTTTAAATAAATATTATACAGAAGAAGAGCGTAATAAAATTATTTATCATCCCAAAAAAGTAGGGAGAGACTACTTGCATATTATGATTTCAAAACAAGCGCCAGGAGCTATATCTTTGTATCATAAAATTAATAAAGAGTTAATAAATTCTTCTGATACTCAGGGGCGATTTATTGGTAGTCAGATGAAGGTATTAGAAATATGCTCTGGTGTGAGTCAACCTGACTGGCATGTCAAATAG
- a CDS encoding hydrogenase maturation protein, which translates to MKILLLVSAFNGLTQRVYAELKQRDHWVSVEYACTKQQMEEAVTLCKPDLIICPFLKQAIPSSIWQRYLCWIVHPGIKGDRGPSALDWAIQRQLSWWGVTLVEAATDYDAGSIVGSKEFRLPATNKSTVYRHQVTEAAVELILAAIDQLQNKSYKSDPLDYSKPDVKGSWQPLMKQSQRKIDWQQDTTEKILAKLHAAESFPGVKDSINGRTYYLYNGYQEKKLLTNSNVLPGDIIAKKNQAVCRATRDGAVWITHLKQANMVEPQIKLPATAYLTDYLQQTPELFDHELPSYDPTTWQEIYYEENDHVGYLYFNFYNGAMSTEQCYRLLKAYKKAVTRPTRVLVLMGGSDFWSNGINLNTIEASSDSGLEAWENLKQINDLVEEITTTVNKVTVAALKENAAAGGVMLALACDIILIRDGVVLSPYYQHMGLYGSEYWSFNLPRRVGERHASQLMANCLPVLAAEAVSIGLADEILPAQEKVFLSSLAKVCTWYSHKKTTERLVLRKQRIYQLNQQLKPLRQYREEEERKMWQCFMSADSDFHQARKRFVYKSPLITTPTYLAIHRQAVKYWEEKPHIIKRMACL; encoded by the coding sequence ATGAAAATTCTGCTATTGGTGTCTGCATTTAATGGCTTAACCCAACGAGTTTATGCTGAACTCAAGCAAAGAGACCATTGGGTATCTGTAGAATATGCTTGCACTAAGCAGCAAATGGAAGAGGCAGTCACTTTATGTAAGCCGGATCTGATTATTTGTCCTTTTTTAAAACAGGCTATACCAAGCTCTATTTGGCAGCGTTATTTATGTTGGATTGTTCATCCAGGTATAAAGGGAGATAGGGGGCCGTCAGCGCTAGATTGGGCAATTCAGCGACAATTAAGCTGGTGGGGAGTTACATTAGTTGAGGCTGCAACAGATTATGACGCAGGGAGTATCGTAGGTAGTAAGGAGTTCAGATTGCCAGCTACTAATAAGTCTACAGTCTATCGCCATCAAGTAACTGAGGCAGCAGTAGAATTGATTTTAGCTGCAATTGATCAATTACAAAATAAGTCTTATAAATCAGATCCTTTAGATTATAGCAAGCCTGACGTGAAAGGTAGTTGGCAGCCGCTAATGAAACAAAGCCAGCGTAAAATAGATTGGCAACAGGATACTACTGAGAAAATCTTAGCTAAGTTACATGCAGCTGAAAGCTTTCCTGGAGTAAAAGATTCCATTAATGGAAGGACATACTATTTATACAATGGTTATCAAGAAAAAAAATTATTGACTAATAGTAATGTCTTACCAGGAGATATTATTGCCAAAAAAAATCAGGCAGTTTGTCGGGCAACCCGTGATGGTGCTGTTTGGATCACCCATTTAAAGCAAGCTAACATGGTTGAACCACAAATTAAACTACCTGCCACAGCCTATTTAACTGATTACTTACAACAGACACCTGAGTTATTTGACCATGAGCTGCCAAGCTATGATCCTACTACCTGGCAAGAAATATATTATGAAGAAAACGATCATGTAGGTTATTTGTACTTTAATTTTTATAATGGAGCAATGAGTACTGAGCAGTGTTACCGCTTGCTGAAAGCCTATAAAAAAGCTGTAACAAGACCAACACGGGTACTTGTTTTAATGGGAGGAAGTGACTTTTGGTCAAATGGTATTAACCTCAACACTATTGAGGCAAGCTCTGACTCAGGTTTAGAAGCTTGGGAAAACTTAAAACAAATAAATGATTTAGTTGAAGAGATTACAACTACAGTCAATAAAGTCACTGTGGCAGCCTTAAAAGAAAATGCTGCTGCTGGGGGCGTTATGTTAGCATTAGCCTGTGATATTATATTAATAAGGGATGGTGTAGTCTTATCACCTTACTATCAGCACATGGGTTTGTATGGCTCCGAATACTGGAGTTTTAATTTACCACGAAGAGTGGGTGAACGGCATGCCAGCCAGTTAATGGCAAACTGTCTTCCTGTTTTGGCAGCTGAAGCGGTGAGTATAGGTTTGGCTGATGAAATATTACCAGCACAAGAAAAAGTATTTTTAAGCAGTTTAGCTAAGGTTTGTACATGGTATAGCCATAAAAAAACTACAGAACGCTTGGTCCTACGTAAACAACGAATCTACCAGCTAAACCAACAACTAAAACCATTAAGGCAATACCGTGAGGAAGAAGAAAGGAAAATGTGGCAGTGCTTTATGTCAGCCGATAGTGATTTTCATCAAGCAAGGAAACGTTTCGTTTATAAATCACCACTAATTACTACGCCTACTTATCTAGCAATTCATCGACAGGCTGTTAAATACTGGGAGGAAAAGCCGCACATTATCAAACGAATGGCTTGCCTATAG
- a CDS encoding VanZ family protein, which produces MKWLGIIAVFVVITIVVLASKGQLPAEVKVLYNFPGGDKVGHILLMGALSFFVNLAVVNTVTERPTRKIIVTTIILGLAITFEEIMQLFFSTRTFSLLDLLASFLGLVMAAFVVNILVSRKVRDKKESIKT; this is translated from the coding sequence ATGAAATGGTTGGGTATTATTGCAGTATTTGTAGTTATCACGATTGTTGTACTGGCAAGCAAAGGGCAACTACCAGCAGAAGTAAAAGTCTTATATAATTTTCCTGGAGGTGACAAAGTAGGCCACATACTGTTAATGGGGGCATTAAGTTTTTTTGTTAATCTTGCTGTAGTGAATACCGTAACAGAGCGACCAACCCGAAAAATAATAGTAACTACTATCATTCTTGGGTTGGCCATTACCTTTGAGGAGATAATGCAGCTGTTTTTTTCAACTAGAACCTTTTCTTTGCTTGATTTATTGGCTAGCTTTTTGGGTTTAGTTATGGCTGCCTTTGTAGTTAATATTTTAGTCTCAAGAAAAGTTCGTGATAAAAAGGAGTCAATCAAGACCTAA
- a CDS encoding SIS domain-containing protein: MQSHVLAALTEAKQALDNLLSNEAMIEQITKAAAALTTTFKQGGHVYSCGNGGSMCDAMHFAEELSGRYRLNRRGLPAIAISDASHLSCVSNDFGYEHVFARYVDSHARAGDTLLAISTSGTSKNVVAAAEVAKHKGVSVIGMTGKANCTLGDLADYHICTPGGQFADRVQELHIKVIHIFMELVERELFPENYQ; this comes from the coding sequence ATGCAATCGCATGTTCTTGCGGCACTGACTGAAGCAAAGCAAGCCTTGGACAACCTGTTGTCTAATGAGGCGATGATCGAGCAAATCACTAAAGCTGCTGCGGCATTAACAACTACCTTTAAACAAGGTGGGCATGTTTACAGTTGTGGTAATGGTGGCTCAATGTGTGATGCTATGCACTTTGCAGAAGAGTTATCAGGACGCTATCGCCTTAATCGTCGAGGGTTGCCCGCTATTGCAATTAGTGATGCCAGTCACTTGAGTTGTGTATCTAATGATTTTGGCTATGAACATGTATTTGCTCGTTATGTAGACAGCCATGCCCGAGCTGGAGATACGTTATTGGCTATTAGCACCAGTGGTACCAGTAAAAACGTAGTTGCAGCTGCAGAAGTTGCTAAACATAAAGGTGTTTCAGTGATTGGTATGACGGGTAAAGCAAATTGCACATTGGGAGACTTAGCTGACTACCATATATGTACGCCAGGAGGGCAGTTTGCTGACCGTGTGCAAGAGCTACATATAAAAGTAATCCATATTTTTATGGAGTTAGTAGAGCGCGAATTATTTCCTGAAAATTACCAGTAA
- a CDS encoding DUF4401 domain-containing protein — protein MINSSVNKQSPSTAELLSELANQSLIIGSLDKLKQFAKEQQQAPELPLYIRCLIGVGAFIASFCFIGFLYVAKFIHLNSELELVVWGILFSSVAIALLKIAGDKLDAKQSFLMQSSFVAMATGKTLFVTGVGIFTDSAWGVTFAALIITLIGYPLYRVSIDRFLSSFVVLASILINILWERELAEIREIAFNIFLSVQLLIAAFLLCYGKVKRYFIPLSYAFAFSIVCSVLTLMATTQFGYGSEKEFIDMAIPSYMLVISLIAVIGWVAGDFFKLKSMPLMLAVLASIILGLLSVPGIILAIILLILGYAKHENVLMIMGALLLPYCLVVFYYNIDITLMQKSILLVLSGLLLLVGHFYLRYQGWDRCKENY, from the coding sequence ATGATTAATTCATCTGTTAACAAGCAGTCACCCAGTACAGCTGAATTGCTCTCTGAATTAGCTAATCAGTCTCTCATTATTGGCAGTCTTGATAAGCTTAAACAGTTTGCAAAAGAGCAACAACAAGCACCGGAATTGCCATTATATATCCGTTGTTTAATTGGAGTTGGTGCATTCATCGCTTCATTTTGTTTTATTGGATTTTTATATGTAGCTAAATTTATTCACTTGAATAGTGAACTTGAGCTGGTTGTATGGGGAATACTTTTTTCTAGTGTAGCGATTGCTCTTTTAAAGATCGCAGGAGATAAGCTTGATGCTAAACAAAGCTTTTTGATGCAGTCTTCCTTTGTGGCAATGGCTACGGGTAAAACTCTATTTGTAACAGGAGTAGGTATTTTCACTGATTCTGCTTGGGGAGTAACTTTTGCAGCATTGATAATCACTCTTATTGGTTATCCACTTTATCGGGTGTCTATCGATCGATTTTTATCTAGCTTTGTTGTATTGGCTTCCATATTGATTAATATCTTGTGGGAAAGAGAATTAGCTGAAATAAGGGAAATTGCATTTAATATTTTCTTATCTGTTCAGCTATTGATTGCAGCATTTTTACTTTGCTATGGGAAAGTAAAGCGCTATTTTATTCCACTATCTTATGCGTTTGCTTTTTCTATTGTTTGTAGTGTCTTGACATTAATGGCGACGACTCAGTTTGGCTATGGAAGTGAAAAGGAGTTTATTGATATGGCTATACCCAGTTATATGTTAGTTATTAGCTTGATTGCTGTGATTGGTTGGGTTGCAGGAGATTTCTTTAAGCTAAAAAGTATGCCGTTAATGTTGGCAGTTTTGGCTTCAATTATATTGGGATTACTATCTGTGCCAGGTATTATTTTAGCCATTATTTTGTTGATACTAGGCTATGCTAAACATGAAAATGTCTTAATGATTATGGGAGCTTTATTATTACCTTACTGTCTTGTTGTGTTCTATTACAATATTGATATTACCTTGATGCAGAAATCGATATTACTTGTATTGAGTGGCTTATTACTATTAGTGGGACATTTTTATCTTAGGTATCAAGGGTGGGATAGATGCAAAGAAAATTATTAA
- a CDS encoding RNA recognition motif domain-containing protein, with translation MNIYVGNLAYSVTEIDLRKMFEAFGEVSSATLIKDKMSGKSKGFGFIEMPNNAEAEAAINELNDKSISGRKVKVNQAKPRTENRQQRRPRY, from the coding sequence ATGAATATATATGTTGGCAACTTGGCCTATAGTGTTACTGAAATTGACTTAAGAAAGATGTTTGAAGCATTTGGTGAAGTATCGAGTGCGACCTTGATAAAGGATAAAATGTCAGGAAAGTCTAAGGGGTTTGGTTTTATTGAAATGCCAAACAATGCTGAGGCTGAAGCAGCAATAAATGAGTTGAATGATAAATCCATTTCTGGTCGTAAAGTAAAAGTTAACCAAGCTAAGCCAAGAACTGAAAACCGCCAACAACGTAGACCAAGATATTGA
- a CDS encoding GDYXXLXY domain-containing protein, producing the protein MQRKLLIIFSFLVMIVLNYGIYQKEQILAHGETLLIELAPVDPRSLLQGDYMALDYAIARKASSLPLTSSQQRGYIVIKSDNNKVAQFVRFYNGEPLTDNEKLLRFHRRYNQINIVPDSFLFQEGHAKYYENAKYGVFKFTDKSRLLVGLADDDRKIITPSE; encoded by the coding sequence ATGCAAAGAAAATTATTAATCATTTTTTCATTCTTGGTGATGATAGTACTTAATTATGGTATATACCAAAAAGAACAAATACTTGCCCATGGCGAAACTTTGTTAATAGAGCTAGCACCGGTTGACCCGCGTTCTTTGTTACAAGGAGATTACATGGCATTAGACTATGCAATCGCTAGAAAAGCATCGTCTTTGCCTCTAACTAGCAGTCAGCAACGTGGCTATATTGTAATTAAAAGTGATAACAATAAGGTTGCTCAGTTTGTTCGTTTCTACAATGGTGAGCCTTTAACCGATAATGAGAAGCTATTACGTTTTCATCGAAGATATAATCAAATAAATATAGTGCCTGACTCATTTTTATTTCAGGAAGGTCATGCTAAATATTATGAAAATGCCAAATATGGGGTGTTTAAGTTTACTGATAAAAGTCGACTATTAGTTGGTTTGGCAGATGACGATAGAAAAATAATAACACCATCAGAATAA
- a CDS encoding substrate-binding periplasmic protein, with translation MKLIQSFFITLAGLMMSNFSTVMAETDPPIVVTGDWAPFTGQDLPNGGMMVEIVESALKAAKQLYKLEYLPWKRGYQYTIDTKVMAGFPWMRTEDRIALFKFSLPFYQANERFFVHKSFDRVYEKDEDLKGLTVCLPMGWAVEPMKRFIDKKILTLYQPHTDDACFKGIKTKRVDLYSINEVTGWHSIKKAKLDPNEFKVLKPVVRENKYYIVVSKTHPQGDQFLASFNKGINAIKEDGTYQKILDKHMKIIQGEQK, from the coding sequence ATGAAGCTTATTCAATCATTTTTTATTACTTTAGCTGGGCTGATGATGTCGAATTTTTCAACGGTAATGGCAGAGACAGATCCTCCTATTGTCGTAACAGGGGATTGGGCCCCATTTACTGGGCAGGACTTACCTAATGGTGGCATGATGGTTGAGATTGTAGAGTCGGCATTGAAAGCAGCCAAGCAACTTTATAAGCTTGAATATTTACCCTGGAAGCGTGGATATCAGTATACAATTGATACAAAAGTGATGGCGGGTTTTCCTTGGATGAGAACAGAAGACCGGATAGCACTATTTAAATTCTCACTGCCATTTTACCAAGCCAATGAACGTTTTTTTGTTCATAAAAGTTTTGATCGAGTGTATGAAAAAGATGAAGACTTAAAGGGGTTAACTGTTTGTTTGCCAATGGGGTGGGCTGTAGAACCAATGAAGCGGTTTATAGATAAAAAAATATTAACATTATACCAGCCACATACTGATGATGCGTGTTTTAAGGGAATAAAAACAAAACGTGTTGATTTGTATTCTATTAATGAAGTAACAGGTTGGCATTCAATAAAAAAAGCGAAACTTGATCCTAATGAATTTAAAGTGCTTAAGCCTGTAGTTAGAGAAAATAAATATTATATAGTAGTATCAAAAACACATCCCCAAGGAGATCAATTTCTTGCAAGCTTTAACAAAGGAATAAACGCTATTAAAGAAGATGGCACATACCAAAAAATTCTAGACAAACACATGAAGATAATTCAGGGTGAGCAGAAATAA
- a CDS encoding multidrug effflux MFS transporter, with protein MNQNFSSKNSTSFSEFISLVAMMSALVALAIDAMLPALPDIRTSLTLTNDNDAQLVIAFLFIGMAIGPIIFGPLSDSIGRKPTILLGLVCFLAGSLICLFSYSFEQMLAGRVLQGLGAAGPRTVSMAMVRDLFTGAEMARVMSFVTAVFILVPAIAPSVGQAILQFTSWHGIFVFFLVLGFIVLIWFSWRQDETLPVNKRSQFHVTTIIKSVKIVLTNKITLGYTIAMGCMFGGFLGYLYSSQQIFQDIYLTGDKFPLYFALLALGFGAASLVNARLVIKYGMIKLSLIAIKVLVFSSSCFLIVCVTTDGVPPFLMFMTYAMIGFIAVAIVFGNLNALAMGPMGAIAGIAAAVISAISTLISMPLGLMVGQSFNMTVIPLATGFTLFGSAAWFFMIWTKKETKQNLPTVKQPL; from the coding sequence ATGAACCAAAATTTCTCTAGTAAAAACTCAACCTCATTTTCTGAGTTTATTAGCTTAGTTGCCATGATGTCAGCCTTAGTTGCACTTGCTATTGATGCTATGCTTCCAGCCTTACCTGACATTAGAACATCATTAACGCTTACCAATGATAATGATGCCCAGTTAGTTATTGCTTTTTTATTTATTGGAATGGCAATAGGACCTATTATATTTGGCCCATTGTCTGACAGTATTGGTCGAAAGCCAACTATACTACTGGGTTTGGTATGCTTTTTAGCTGGCTCATTAATCTGTTTGTTTTCTTATTCCTTTGAACAAATGCTAGCCGGAAGAGTATTACAAGGGTTAGGAGCAGCAGGTCCACGTACTGTCTCCATGGCTATGGTTCGAGACTTATTCACAGGTGCCGAAATGGCCCGGGTGATGTCTTTCGTAACAGCAGTGTTTATTCTAGTGCCTGCCATAGCCCCCAGTGTTGGTCAGGCAATACTACAATTTACAAGTTGGCATGGTATTTTCGTATTTTTCTTGGTGCTTGGATTTATTGTATTAATCTGGTTTTCTTGGCGTCAGGATGAAACTTTGCCTGTTAATAAAAGATCTCAATTTCACGTAACAACAATAATTAAATCAGTCAAAATTGTGCTGACAAATAAAATAACCCTAGGTTATACAATAGCAATGGGATGTATGTTTGGTGGATTCCTTGGTTATCTGTATTCCTCGCAACAAATTTTTCAAGACATTTATTTAACCGGAGACAAGTTTCCACTTTATTTCGCCCTACTGGCTTTAGGTTTTGGTGCAGCCTCCTTAGTTAATGCTCGACTTGTTATAAAATATGGGATGATTAAGTTATCCTTAATAGCCATTAAAGTACTAGTGTTTAGTTCTTCTTGTTTCTTGATTGTTTGTGTAACAACTGACGGTGTACCACCATTCTTAATGTTTATGACTTATGCAATGATTGGCTTCATCGCTGTTGCGATAGTGTTTGGTAATTTGAATGCATTAGCAATGGGACCAATGGGGGCAATAGCAGGGATTGCTGCAGCTGTTATTTCAGCAATATCAACGCTTATTTCTATGCCATTGGGGCTTATGGTGGGTCAAAGTTTTAATATGACCGTCATTCCTTTAGCTACAGGGTTCACCCTATTTGGCAGCGCAGCCTGGTTTTTTATGATTTGGACTAAAAAAGAGACTAAGCAAAACTTACCAACAGTAAAACAGCCACTATAG
- a CDS encoding tRNA-binding protein, translating to MKTINWDDFTQVELRVGTIIKAEPFPEAKKPAYKIHVDFGEDIGIKKSSAQVTDLYRCEELEGKQIIGVVNFPTKQIGPIQSEFLITGFYREDKAVVLAVPDQTVPNGAKLG from the coding sequence ATGAAAACCATTAATTGGGATGATTTCACTCAAGTGGAATTACGAGTAGGTACTATTATCAAAGCAGAACCATTTCCAGAAGCTAAGAAGCCTGCTTATAAAATACATGTCGACTTTGGTGAAGACATTGGTATTAAAAAAAGCAGTGCCCAAGTGACTGACTTATATCGATGTGAAGAGCTTGAAGGTAAACAGATTATTGGTGTGGTTAATTTTCCAACGAAACAAATTGGCCCCATTCAATCTGAGTTTTTAATCACTGGTTTTTATCGTGAAGATAAGGCAGTGGTTTTAGCTGTTCCAGACCAAACAGTACCTAATGGCGCCAAATTAGGCTAA
- a CDS encoding DUF2157 domain-containing protein, which yields MDTEKPTASINLKQIPANRRLVEELYAQGYLSAEGKVYALNRLYPHNQWGIWVSRLLLLLGTALVLSGVVYFFAFNWAKLTPLIKFSTVQIGLVSCLIAAYGYSLKKLAGQLFLLAATVLVGVFLAIFGQIYQTGADAYQLFMVWALLTFGWTVIASFSAQWLLWLIVSNIFIWLWWEQAALPSSSMEDLLYSLLLGFNGLALVLREFTVQHNYNWLSAAWFRVMLVFVLAVFLIIPIEHCIIDPDSARVSTYLSALLGSIILISGFWFYRFKLFDMWVLATIVLTCCIIAITAIFKLFFEIFGDSESITFLLLGFATLGVFTVGLIYLRAVAHKMEAAHD from the coding sequence ATGGATACAGAAAAACCAACGGCTAGTATCAACTTAAAACAAATCCCAGCTAATCGTCGTTTAGTTGAAGAACTTTACGCGCAGGGTTATCTTTCTGCGGAGGGTAAAGTCTATGCCCTGAATCGATTGTATCCTCATAATCAGTGGGGTATATGGGTTTCAAGACTATTACTCTTATTGGGAACAGCATTAGTGCTTTCAGGGGTAGTTTACTTTTTTGCTTTTAACTGGGCCAAACTGACACCCCTAATTAAATTTTCGACGGTTCAAATAGGGCTGGTAAGCTGCTTGATAGCAGCTTATGGGTATTCTTTAAAAAAACTGGCTGGCCAGCTCTTTTTGTTAGCTGCTACAGTATTAGTTGGTGTTTTTTTAGCTATTTTTGGCCAAATTTATCAAACTGGTGCTGATGCCTACCAGTTGTTTATGGTGTGGGCGCTGCTAACTTTTGGCTGGACCGTTATCGCTAGTTTTTCTGCTCAGTGGTTACTTTGGTTGATTGTCAGTAATATTTTTATCTGGCTATGGTGGGAGCAAGCTGCTTTACCAAGCAGCTCTATGGAGGACTTGTTGTATAGCCTGTTGCTTGGCTTCAATGGTCTCGCTTTAGTTTTAAGAGAATTTACTGTGCAACATAACTACAATTGGTTATCTGCAGCATGGTTTAGGGTAATGCTGGTGTTTGTGTTAGCAGTATTCCTGATTATTCCAATAGAGCACTGTATCATTGATCCTGATTCTGCTCGTGTTTCAACTTATCTCAGTGCCTTATTGGGTAGTATTATTTTAATATCAGGTTTTTGGTTTTATCGATTCAAACTGTTTGATATGTGGGTGTTGGCAACTATTGTGTTAACTTGTTGTATTATTGCCATTACTGCAATATTTAAATTATTTTTTGAAATATTTGGTGACAGTGAGTCCATAACCTTTCTTTTATTGGGGTTTGCTACCTTAGGTGTATTTACCGTTGGCTTAATTTATCTTCGGGCAGTAGCCCATAAAATGGAGGCTGCTCATGATTAA